The nucleotide window TAATTCGTAATTCATAATTCGTAATTCGCGTTTCGCGATTCCCAGCTTTTCCGCGATGGCTCCCGGCCCCGATTCCTTATGACCCTCCTCTATCTCCTCAACCTGTTCGGCGTTGCAGTCTTCGCCGTCAGCGGCGCGCTGGCCGCGGGGCGGAAGAGACTCGACCTGATGGGCGTACTGGTGATCGCGGTGGTGACCGCCATCGGGGGTGGGACGCTGCGTGATCTGCTGCTCGACCGGCATCCGATCTTCTGGTTCCGGGAGATGGAGAACCTTGTGGTGATCGTGTTGGCCGCACTGCTCACCCCGGTATACGTCCGTTTCCGCCGCGCTCCGGAGCGAGCCCTGCTGATCGCGGACGCTCTCGGACTGGCTGTCTTCACCATCAGCGGGACCCAGTTGGCGTGGACAGCGGGCCTTCCGGGAGCGATCGCGGTGATGATGGGCGTAATCACGGGCGTCGCGGGAGGGATGATGAGAGATGTGCTCACCACTGAGATCCCCCTCATCCTGCGCCGCGAGCACCTGTACGCCACCGCTGCCATCGTGGGCGGAAGTCTCTTCCTGCTGCTGGACATCGCAGGAGTGCCCGGGTCACTTTCGACCCTCCTCGGCATCCTCACCGTGTTCCTGGTGAGGCTTGGCTCGATCCTCTGGAGCATCCATCTGCCGGCCTTCGTCCTGCCACCGGACGCGAACGATTGAGCCAGGTCGGATGCCATCGCCTTCCGTCGCGGTTGCGGATCCGAGCTCGCCCGGAGAGAACGGCTGCGCTCCGCGCTCCTCCTGCCATCAAGCCGAGCCATAAAGCGCGGTCGACGCCCAGCGAGTGCATCGGCAATGAGGCACCAGGACGTGTCCGAAAAGAGCGGCCTCGGTCGTTCACGAGGAGTCGCGCCCGGCCGTGGCTCGGGCGGAAAGGTGTTCCCTCGCTCCCCCTCTCGCTTATGACGCGTCTTGTGCGCAACGTCGCGATCGCGCTGGCCGGCCTGGTGGGAGTCCTTCTGCTGGCAGCGCTGGTGCTCTACTTCGTCGGTACCGCGAAGCTCAACCGCACTTATGAGGTGGTAACCGCGGAGCTGGAGGTGCCGTCAGATCCGGCGGCCACCGAGCGAGGGGCCCACCTTGCCCGCATCCACGGCTGCACGGATTGCCACGGTCCCGGGTTCGAAGGGAGGGTCATGGTCGATGCACCTCCCTTTCGGGTGGTGGCGTCGAACCTGACCACCGGAGAGGGAGGCGTAGGGGACGAGTACGACGCACGGGCGCTGGATGCCGCCATCCGTCACGGGGTCGGCTACGACGGGAGGGCGCTGAGCATCATGCCCGCAGCGGGATTCCACCATCTCAGCGACGCTGACGCCGCGGCATTGATTGCCCACATTCAGCAGCTCCCTCCGGTCGACAACGTGCTGCCCGAAACCGAGTACAAGCCGCTCGGGCGGGTCCTGGCGGCCTTCGCCCTGGACGTGGACGCCGAGGTCAGGCCGGGGCCCGCCCGATCCACCGCGCCCCCGGCCGGCCCTACCGCGGAGTACGGCGCCTATCTCACCTCCATCACCTGTGCGTACTGCCATGGACCGGAGCTGGAGGGGGCGGACTCCCCGGTCCCGGGCTCCCCGCCCGCACCAGCGCTGGCCGCGGCGGGTCGCTGGTCGCTCGCCGACTTCGAACGGGCGCTACGCACCGGCGTGACGCCGGACGGGCGAACGCTGAACCCGGAATACATGCCCTGGACCTTCACCGCCCGGATGACCGACGAGGAGATCGCGGCGCTGCACGCTTACCTCGCGACGCTCAGTCCGGCGGAGTAGCAGCAACTCGCCGGATCGCGCCGAGCGGGCTGCCCGTACGGTCGCACCGACCCGTACGGGCAGCCCACTCGACCTCAGAAGCGTCTCAGAGATCTCGCCTCACCACCCCGGATTCTGACCGAGGTTGGGATTGAGCCTCAAATCGGCCTCGGAGATCGGATAGAGGTAGTTCTTTTCCTCCCATCGCCGGGGGATGTCCCGCATCCACACCAGCTCCCCCGACGAACCCTCCGAGAGCACGCGCGGATCGGCGCTCACGTCCAGGTAGAAGACGCCCGAGATCCGGTCCGCCGGCGGATTGTCCAGGTAGAAGTAGACGTCGGGCTTTCCATCCTCGTTCAGGTCCAGATACTGGTCCACAGACGGAACATAGAAGCCGCGCCACTCCATCTCCATCAGCTCGCCCGCCTTCCAGCGCAGCAGGTCGTGGAAGCGAAGCCCTTCCAGCGCCAGCTCGATGCCCCGCTCCCGCCGCACCTCCAGGATTACCGGATCACTGACGTCCGGGTAATAGACGCGCTGGAGGTACGGATCGACCCGGGTCGGGAGCTCGGTCAGGCCGCCGGTGATCCCGGCCCGGGCGCGCAGCGCCCCGATAGTCTGCGCCCAGTCGGCGGCGGTGAGCGTCCCCAGCTCCGCCTTGGCCTCGGCGTAGTTCAGCAGCACCTCGGCGTAGCGGAAGATGGGTACGTCGTTGGTGTTGTTCGCCCCTCCGTCCACGCCGATGTCATCCACCGTCCACTTGATCGGCTGATACCCGGTCAGCGTCTGGGAGAAGAGGGGTGGCGACGGCACCTCGACCCCCGCGTTTACCCGCGTGAAGTCGCCCATGCGGATGGTCTGCTGGAGCCGCTTGTCCCGACCCTTGACCTCTTCCATGAAGGTCATGGTCTCGTAGCCCGGGCGATCGGTGAAGGGCGTGCCGTCGATGTTCAGGTAAGTGTTGATGAAGGGGCGGATGAGGCTGAGCCCCACGCCGTAGGTGCCGCTGGTGTAGAGCCAGTTTGCGTCGTGCCTGACCCCCAGGTCCACGTCGTGGACATAGACCAGCATCACCTCTGAGGGGGGAGCTGTCTCGCTGCTGAACAGCGCGCGGTAGGACCCCTCGGTCCCGTCGCCGGTGTAGAGACTGTAGTTCCCTCGCTCCATGACCTGGCGCGCTGCGTCGGCCGCCTGCTCCAGCCAGAAGTCGGCCGTGCCTTCCAGGCCGGCGGCAAGGCCTCCGGCGTGATACTTCCTGAACGTTCCCTCGAACAGTGCGATGCGGGACTTCAGCGCCAGCGCCACGTCCTTGGTGATCCGCGTGCGGGACTCGTCGATTTCGGTCGCGATGTTCGCGATGGCGTAGTCGAGGTCCTCGAGCACATGGTTCATCACGACGTCGCGCGAGTCGCGCGGCGCAAACAGCTGCTCGTCGTCGACCTCCAAGGGCCGGTCGATCCACGGGACGTCACCGTACTGCCTGACCTTGTCGAAGTAGAACCAGGCACGGTAGAAGCGCGCGAGGCCGTTGTAGTGGTTGCGCACCTCCTCGGGGACGCCGGGGCCCTGGTTGTTGACCAGGAAGTAGTTGATGTTGCGCAAAGCACTCCACGACCAGGAGCCCGCGGTGGTGGGAGTGTATGCGCCGGGGCGGATGAAGTCCGGTACGTTGCGCCGGGCCGCGTAGTCTGACATGGCGTCGCCGTGGACGATTTCGCCCACCGACGGGAGCACCTCGCTGAAGGAAGTCGAGTACAGCTCCAGCCCTGCTTCGTTGCCGAAGACAGACCGGGCATCGGTCGAGGAGACCGGATCCTGCTCCAGGTCACAGCCGACTGCGAGCAAGCAGAAGCACGCAATGGCCGCGGATCGGAATCTGATCATGTTGACCGTGGCCATCAGAAGGTGAGGGAGATGCCGGTGACGAAGGTCTTCATCATCGGGTAGTTGTAGCCGTCGCCGCTGGTCCCGCTGGTCAGGATGCGGTCGGACTGGTTGGTGATGTTCTCTACGTCCACGTTGTCCGCGGTTTTGTAGAGCGGCGAGTAGGTCCAGAGGTTCTCCGCCGAGACGTAAATCCTCCCGTTACGCAGACCGAAGGGCGCCACCACCCGCTCGGGGAGATCGTAGCCGAGCTGAATGTTCTTGAGCCGCACGTACGCCGCGTTCATCACATACTTCGTCTGTTTGGCGTTGAGCATGCGCTGCTCGTTGCCCTGGGCGAGCCGCGAGGTGTAGCGGGGGAAGAAGGAATTGGGGTGCTCCGGCGACCAGATGATCCCCGGTTTCAGGTGCCACTTGGGGATGTCACCGTAGGGCCGGGCGTACTGGCCCCAGAACTGATTGGCCTCGTTGGATGGGTACCAGTCCTTCTTGGCGACCCCCTGGAAGAAGGTGGAGAGGGTGAAACCGTTCCATCCCCCGTTCAGATTGAGACCGAAGCTGTAGCGGGGGCTCGAGTTGCCGATGATGATCCGGTCGCCGGGGTTGTCGACGGTATTGTCGCCCGGGTTCACCACCCCATCACCGTTGAGGTCCTTGAGCTTGATGGTCCCCGGCAACACCTCCCGCGACTCGGTGCTCTGGAAGTAGCTCTGGTCGGCGTGGTTGGCGATGTCCTCCTCATCGACGAAGAAGCCCTCGGTTACGTACCCCCAGATCTCTCCGATCGTCATCCCCTCGTAGTAGTCGCTCAACACCCGGTTGGGGTTGTTGTATTTGAGGATCTTTGCCTTGTAGTCGGAGAGGTTGAAGCGGATCCCGTAATGCGCCGGCCGCCGAGCGAAGTCGAAGTCGTCCTGCCAGCCAAGCGAAAACTCCCAACCGGTGGTGCGCAGATCGGCGTAGTTGCCACGCGGCGGGGAGGCTCCAAAGACCGCGGGCGGGGTGACCGCGATCGTGTACATGTCCGTGGTCTCACGAACATACACGTCGCCGCTGAAGTTCAGCCGCTGCCCGAACATGTCCAGGTCGAGCCCGAGGTCCTTCGTGGTGACCGTTTCCCAGGTCAGACCCGCGGGGAGGACGGCCGGGGCGCGGGTCTGCAGCGGACGGACCCCGTCCACGATTCGCCCTGAGAGGTTGATATTGAAGAGCTCCTGGAAAGTGTAGGGCGGGATGTTCCCGTTCCCCATCGATCCGTAAGAGGCTCGGATGCGCAGGTCGGAGACGAGGTCCGAGGAGACCTTCCAGAAGGGTTCCTGCGACAGTCGCCATGCCGCCGACACCGAGGGGAAGAAGGCATAGCGCTC belongs to Longimicrobiaceae bacterium and includes:
- a CDS encoding trimeric intracellular cation channel family protein, yielding MTLLYLLNLFGVAVFAVSGALAAGRKRLDLMGVLVIAVVTAIGGGTLRDLLLDRHPIFWFREMENLVVIVLAALLTPVYVRFRRAPERALLIADALGLAVFTISGTQLAWTAGLPGAIAVMMGVITGVAGGMMRDVLTTEIPLILRREHLYATAAIVGGSLFLLLDIAGVPGSLSTLLGILTVFLVRLGSILWSIHLPAFVLPPDAND
- a CDS encoding c-type cytochrome — protein: MTRLVRNVAIALAGLVGVLLLAALVLYFVGTAKLNRTYEVVTAELEVPSDPAATERGAHLARIHGCTDCHGPGFEGRVMVDAPPFRVVASNLTTGEGGVGDEYDARALDAAIRHGVGYDGRALSIMPAAGFHHLSDADAAALIAHIQQLPPVDNVLPETEYKPLGRVLAAFALDVDAEVRPGPARSTAPPAGPTAEYGAYLTSITCAYCHGPELEGADSPVPGSPPAPALAAAGRWSLADFERALRTGVTPDGRTLNPEYMPWTFTARMTDEEIAALHAYLATLSPAE
- a CDS encoding RagB/SusD family nutrient uptake outer membrane protein, with amino-acid sequence MIRFRSAAIACFCLLAVGCDLEQDPVSSTDARSVFGNEAGLELYSTSFSEVLPSVGEIVHGDAMSDYAARRNVPDFIRPGAYTPTTAGSWSWSALRNINYFLVNNQGPGVPEEVRNHYNGLARFYRAWFYFDKVRQYGDVPWIDRPLEVDDEQLFAPRDSRDVVMNHVLEDLDYAIANIATEIDESRTRITKDVALALKSRIALFEGTFRKYHAGGLAAGLEGTADFWLEQAADAARQVMERGNYSLYTGDGTEGSYRALFSSETAPPSEVMLVYVHDVDLGVRHDANWLYTSGTYGVGLSLIRPFINTYLNIDGTPFTDRPGYETMTFMEEVKGRDKRLQQTIRMGDFTRVNAGVEVPSPPLFSQTLTGYQPIKWTVDDIGVDGGANNTNDVPIFRYAEVLLNYAEAKAELGTLTAADWAQTIGALRARAGITGGLTELPTRVDPYLQRVYYPDVSDPVILEVRRERGIELALEGLRFHDLLRWKAGELMEMEWRGFYVPSVDQYLDLNEDGKPDVYFYLDNPPADRISGVFYLDVSADPRVLSEGSSGELVWMRDIPRRWEEKNYLYPISEADLRLNPNLGQNPGW